A stretch of Cicer arietinum cultivar CDC Frontier isolate Library 1 chromosome 5, Cicar.CDCFrontier_v2.0, whole genome shotgun sequence DNA encodes these proteins:
- the LOC101505965 gene encoding protein EARLY RESPONSIVE TO DEHYDRATION 15-like isoform X1, whose amino-acid sequence MALVSKRSSSLNPNAPLFVPAALRQVEDFSPQWWELVKSSTWFRDYWLSQHEEEDFGESGGNDTANDDMENTLSETFDLGIEEEDFNFLENEFEKLVMSNEAQEHPVMDDPVDERKPLHEGVNKDASALLKILSPNERGVKSPIGSKQFEKPAQYVNLKCAPQRIHQPR is encoded by the exons ATGGCATTGGTATCTAAAAGAAGTTCATCTCTGAATCCAAATGCACCTCTCTTCGTACCTGCTGCTCTTCGTCAGGTGGAGGATTTTTCACCTCAATGGTGGGAGCTTGTGAAATCTTCGACATGGTTTCGTGATTACTGGTTGAGCCAGCACGAGGAGGAGGATTTTGGAGAAAGTGGTGGTAATGATACTGCAAATGATGATATGGAGAATACGCTGTCTGAAACTTTTGATCTAGGCATTGAAGAAGAAGACTTCAATTTTCTTGAGAATGAGTTTGAGAAGTTGGTGATGTCGAACGAAGCTCAAGAGCATCCGGTTATGGATGATCCTGTTGATGAAAGAAAGCCTCTTCATG AAGGTGTTAACAAGGATGCTTCAGCTCTTCTCAAGATCTTGTCCCCAAATGAAAGGGGTGTCAAGTCCCCTATTGGTTCAAAGCAGTTTGAGAAGCCAGCACAATATGTTAACCTCAAGTGTGCTCCTCAAAGAATCCACCAACCTCGTTGA
- the LOC101505965 gene encoding protein EARLY RESPONSIVE TO DEHYDRATION 15-like isoform X2, whose protein sequence is MALVSKRSSSLNPNAPLFVPAALRQVEDFSPQWWELVKSSTWFRDYWLSQHEEEDFGESGGNDTANDDMENTLSETFDLGIEEEDFNFLENEFEKLVMSNEAQEHPVMDDPVDERKPLHGVNKDASALLKILSPNERGVKSPIGSKQFEKPAQYVNLKCAPQRIHQPR, encoded by the exons ATGGCATTGGTATCTAAAAGAAGTTCATCTCTGAATCCAAATGCACCTCTCTTCGTACCTGCTGCTCTTCGTCAGGTGGAGGATTTTTCACCTCAATGGTGGGAGCTTGTGAAATCTTCGACATGGTTTCGTGATTACTGGTTGAGCCAGCACGAGGAGGAGGATTTTGGAGAAAGTGGTGGTAATGATACTGCAAATGATGATATGGAGAATACGCTGTCTGAAACTTTTGATCTAGGCATTGAAGAAGAAGACTTCAATTTTCTTGAGAATGAGTTTGAGAAGTTGGTGATGTCGAACGAAGCTCAAGAGCATCCGGTTATGGATGATCCTGTTGATGAAAGAAAGCCTCTTCATG GTGTTAACAAGGATGCTTCAGCTCTTCTCAAGATCTTGTCCCCAAATGAAAGGGGTGTCAAGTCCCCTATTGGTTCAAAGCAGTTTGAGAAGCCAGCACAATATGTTAACCTCAAGTGTGCTCCTCAAAGAATCCACCAACCTCGTTGA
- the LOC101506930 gene encoding dolichyl-diphosphooligosaccharide--protein glycosyltransferase subunit DAD1-like encodes MTVSSTSKDARDLFGALWSAYSATPTNLKIIDQYVAFAVFTAVIQVVYMALVGTFPFNSFLSGVLSCVGTAVLAVCLRIQVNKENKEFKDIAPERAFADFVLCNVVLHLVIINFLG; translated from the exons ATGACGGTGAGTTCTACAAGCAAGGATGCTCGAGATCTTTTTGGCGCTCTTTGGTCTGCTTATTCTGCAACCCCCACAAATCTCAAG ATCATTGATCAGTATGTTGCGTTCGCTGTCTTCACTGCCGTCATCCAG GTAGTTTACATGGCTTTGGTGGGAACATTTCCATTTAACTCCTTCCTGTCAGGAGTACTTTCTTGTGTAGGGACTGCAGTTCTGGCTG TTTGTCTCCGAATCCAAGTGAATAAAGAGAACAAGGAATTCAAG GACATTGCACCCGAGCGGGCTTTCGCTGATTTTGTTCTCTGCAATGTGGTGCTCCATTTGGTGATCATAAACTTCCTTGGTTAA